The following coding sequences lie in one Synechococcus sp. PCC 7336 genomic window:
- the ndhO gene encoding NAD(P)H-quinone oxidoreductase subunit O produces the protein MAIKRSSMVRAIPEEVEGSLEAQANDPFMPTYIYETDGEVLDVRDDYALVKFGSVPTPAVWLSLGQLEEV, from the coding sequence ATGGCTATCAAGCGCAGCTCCATGGTGCGAGCAATTCCCGAAGAAGTCGAGGGCAGCCTAGAGGCCCAAGCTAACGACCCCTTTATGCCCACCTACATCTACGAAACAGATGGAGAGGTGCTGGACGTCCGGGACGATTACGCGCTGGTGAAATTTGGCTCCGTCCCCACACCCGCAGTATGGCTGAGTCTCGGCCAGCTCGAGGAAGTGTAG
- a CDS encoding Nif11-like leader peptide family natural product precursor has product MALDQLEAFLKKMQSEPALKNEVLATSTADDVARIALKLGFEFSGDELLRMSGKKVGRVTVRKNDLPGEYN; this is encoded by the coding sequence ATGGCTTTAGATCAACTCGAGGCATTTTTAAAGAAAATGCAGTCTGAACCTGCACTTAAAAATGAGGTACTCGCAACATCAACTGCAGATGATGTTGCGCGAATAGCACTAAAGCTTGGTTTTGAATTTTCAGGTGATGAATTATTAAGAATGTCAGGTAAGAAAGTTGGCAGGGTTACTGTCAGAAAAAATGATCTTCCTGGAGAGTACAATTAA
- a CDS encoding DNA-binding transcriptional regulator codes for MTIGEEDKQYRSDAFAAIHETMEALHEARAIPQTTMRQFDEMCLEPAPILTGEDIRSLRERENVSQPVFAKYLNVSKNLVSDWERGVKKPGGPALRLLAIVEKHGLELLA; via the coding sequence ATGACGATCGGCGAGGAAGATAAACAGTACCGTTCGGATGCATTTGCAGCCATCCATGAAACTATGGAGGCGTTACATGAGGCGAGGGCCATACCTCAAACCACCATGCGTCAGTTTGATGAAATGTGTCTCGAACCGGCCCCAATTTTGACAGGAGAGGATATTCGCAGCTTAAGGGAACGGGAAAATGTGTCACAGCCCGTGTTTGCGAAGTATCTTAACGTTTCTAAGAACTTGGTTTCCGATTGGGAAAGGGGGGTGAAGAAGCCGGGTGGTCCTGCCCTGCGCCTCCTAGCCATTGTGGAGAAGCATGGCTTGGAATTACTGGCATAA
- a CDS encoding glycosyltransferase family 2 protein — translation MTLLIRDGLDYIRENLDFHLARGVDYVVVIDNGSVDGSRDILTEYEKLGLVTVIDEPSRIFSQSEWMTRAAFVAKDDFGADWILNNDTDEFWYPPDGNLQSCLRHQTASMLFCQRYNMLFPYDRPDNRHWSQKNIYRVQKHFPVPQLSDIYTEPLQNIYFYLALPPKVMVRAENIRSIHMGNHTATFSGSSFSIQSEIKIYHFPVISAKQLQQKITQGGKAILQNQQLSERMCWHWRRWYRKLIEAGVSSVMSEALPSSERLQQDIKENVVVEDRTLQAIFSSS, via the coding sequence ATGACATTACTGATTCGAGATGGACTCGACTATATTCGAGAGAATCTTGATTTCCATCTAGCAAGAGGAGTCGATTATGTTGTCGTCATTGATAATGGGTCGGTGGATGGGAGTAGAGATATCTTAACAGAATATGAAAAGCTAGGTTTAGTAACTGTTATTGACGAGCCAAGCCGAATTTTTTCCCAATCAGAGTGGATGACTCGTGCAGCATTTGTTGCAAAGGATGATTTTGGGGCTGACTGGATATTAAACAATGATACAGATGAGTTTTGGTATCCCCCGGACGGAAATCTACAAAGCTGTTTGAGGCACCAGACAGCCTCTATGCTGTTCTGTCAAAGGTATAACATGCTCTTTCCCTACGATCGTCCCGACAATCGCCATTGGTCGCAGAAAAATATCTATCGAGTTCAAAAGCATTTCCCTGTGCCTCAATTGTCCGATATCTATACAGAACCACTACAAAACATTTATTTCTATCTAGCCCTGCCGCCAAAAGTAATGGTACGTGCAGAGAATATACGGAGCATTCACATGGGGAATCATACAGCAACTTTTTCAGGATCGTCATTCTCGATTCAGTCTGAGATTAAGATTTACCATTTCCCTGTCATATCTGCCAAGCAGCTTCAACAAAAGATTACTCAGGGTGGCAAGGCAATTTTGCAAAATCAGCAGCTATCAGAAAGGATGTGCTGGCACTGGCGGAGATGGTATCGAAAGTTGATTGAAGCAGGCGTTAGCAGTGTGATGTCCGAAGCACTACCATCATCAGAAAGGCTTCAACAAGATATTAAAGAGAACGTCGTTGTGGAAGATAGAACCTTGCAGGCGATCTTTAGTTCTTCGTAG
- a CDS encoding Uma2 family endonuclease has protein sequence MAIQLDEARLAQLAEHGVTLPPTQDELPYDDGVPMETPRHAAQMHLLIEPLRLSWRDRDEGFVGGNMFVYYSLEQVRDRDFKGPDFFAVLGVPKRERKSWVVWEEGKGPDVVIELLSASTAGRDKTEKKAIYRDRLRVPEYFWFDPFGGELAGFSLTQERYVPIAVGEGDRLVSEVLGLALVRWHGVFEEIEADWLRWATLAGEVLPFEGELAEQARQQAEVERQQAEQARQQAEVERQRAEVERQRAEVEKQRAEIERQRAERLAERLRALGVDPDEA, from the coding sequence ATGGCGATTCAACTAGATGAGGCAAGGCTGGCGCAACTCGCCGAGCACGGCGTGACATTGCCTCCCACGCAAGACGAGCTGCCCTATGACGATGGAGTGCCGATGGAAACCCCTCGCCATGCCGCTCAAATGCACCTGCTGATCGAGCCGTTGCGGTTGTCTTGGCGCGATCGCGACGAGGGGTTTGTGGGGGGGAATATGTTTGTGTATTACAGCTTGGAGCAGGTGCGCGATCGCGATTTTAAGGGGCCAGATTTTTTTGCGGTGTTGGGGGTGCCGAAGCGAGAGCGCAAGAGTTGGGTGGTGTGGGAAGAAGGTAAGGGACCGGATGTGGTGATTGAACTGTTGTCGGCGAGTACGGCGGGGCGGGATAAGACGGAGAAGAAGGCAATCTATCGCGATCGCCTGCGGGTACCGGAGTATTTTTGGTTCGATCCCTTTGGAGGAGAGTTGGCAGGGTTTTCGCTGACTCAGGAGAGATATGTACCGATCGCAGTGGGGGAGGGCGATCGCTTGGTTTCGGAGGTGTTGGGGCTGGCGTTGGTGCGCTGGCACGGGGTGTTTGAGGAGATTGAGGCGGATTGGCTGCGGTGGGCGACTTTGGCGGGGGAGGTGCTGCCGTTTGAGGGGGAGTTGGCGGAGCAGGCGAGGCAGCAGGCGGAGGTTGAGAGGCAACAGGCGGAGCAGGCGAGGCAGCAGGCGGAGGTTGAGAGGCAGCGAGCAGAAGTTGAGCGGCAGCGGGCGGAGGTTGAGAAGCAGCGGGCGGAGATTGAGCGGCAGCGGGCGGAGCGATTGGCAGAACGGTTGCGGGCGTTGGGGGTTGACCCGGATGAAGCCTAG
- a CDS encoding efflux RND transporter periplasmic adaptor subunit, which yields MTLKQNSWRQWGLLLAAVTLLAACGGPPRGGGPPPTTVGVAPVETATIRDSSIFIASLGASEFTALRPQVSGRITQVSAQLGDRVSAGEPILQIDPARQQAAVDSRTAAIASARAALDSARATFAASQARLDELQAEVELARGRLESNRGLAESGAISRDAFNESDRNLRQAEAAVRSQEQTIRAQQADIAEAERDLEEARADASEQQVVLGNYLVRAPFSGLVGNVAVKPGDYVTPDTTLTTLSQSDSLEVSLNIPLERVAEVEIGTPVELLDGRNGIVGSSEISFISPQADVTTQSVLVKAVFDNQQGLLRTEQLVRTRVIWSERPSLIVPVTAVTWLGGQGFVFLAQPQADGSDGMPSYVATQQPVQLGQLQDNAYEVLSGLTGDEQLVVTGVQKIFNLAPIVPEADTVGELPTDPDRPSS from the coding sequence GTGACACTCAAGCAAAATTCTTGGCGACAGTGGGGCTTGCTGCTGGCAGCGGTGACGCTGCTCGCAGCCTGTGGCGGACCGCCTCGGGGTGGGGGACCGCCGCCCACAACAGTGGGGGTCGCGCCGGTTGAAACCGCTACCATTCGCGATAGCTCAATCTTTATTGCCAGCTTGGGGGCCAGCGAGTTTACGGCCCTGAGGCCGCAGGTCAGCGGTCGCATCACCCAAGTCTCCGCCCAATTGGGCGATCGCGTTTCTGCCGGAGAGCCCATCCTGCAAATCGATCCCGCCCGCCAACAGGCCGCAGTGGATAGTCGCACTGCGGCGATCGCCTCCGCCCGGGCCGCCCTCGACAGCGCCCGCGCCACCTTTGCCGCCAGCCAAGCCCGCTTAGACGAACTCCAGGCCGAGGTGGAACTGGCGCGGGGACGCCTGGAGAGCAATCGAGGTCTGGCAGAATCGGGGGCCATTTCCCGAGATGCGTTTAATGAAAGCGATCGCAATTTGCGCCAAGCAGAAGCCGCCGTTCGCAGCCAGGAGCAAACGATTCGAGCCCAACAGGCCGATATTGCCGAGGCCGAACGGGATTTGGAAGAAGCGCGAGCGGATGCGAGCGAGCAGCAGGTCGTGCTCGGCAACTACCTCGTGCGAGCGCCGTTTTCTGGCCTGGTGGGCAACGTCGCGGTAAAGCCGGGGGATTACGTTACGCCCGACACGACCCTGACCACCCTCAGTCAAAGCGATTCCCTCGAAGTGTCCCTCAATATTCCGCTGGAGCGAGTGGCGGAGGTGGAGATTGGCACGCCGGTCGAATTGCTCGATGGCCGTAACGGGATTGTCGGCAGCAGCGAAATCTCGTTTATTTCGCCCCAAGCCGATGTCACCACTCAATCGGTCTTGGTGAAGGCAGTATTTGACAACCAGCAGGGGCTGTTACGCACCGAGCAATTGGTGCGCACTCGGGTGATTTGGAGCGAGCGACCCAGTCTTATCGTTCCCGTCACCGCCGTGACTTGGTTGGGGGGACAGGGGTTTGTCTTTTTGGCACAACCTCAGGCCGATGGCTCGGATGGGATGCCCAGCTATGTTGCCACGCAACAACCCGTGCAGTTAGGCCAACTGCAGGACAACGCCTACGAGGTGCTGTCGGGGTTAACGGGGGACGAACAGTTGGTGGTGACCGGCGTTCAAAAAATCTTCAATCTCGCCCCCATCGTTCCCGAAGCAGACACCGTAGGTGAATTACCCACAGACCCCGATCGCCCCTCCAGCTAA
- a CDS encoding efflux RND transporter permease subunit — MFSATFIRRPVLATVCSLLIVLVGAVSASLLPVDYYPTVSPPTISVTSNYTGASAEVVETATTNILERAINGTEGMRYISSTSSSDGTSQLLVTFQQGRNLDAAAIDVQRRIEQVESQLPEQVLQTGVTVAKADNSAFVQFINFSAPGGEYDRLFISNYADLFVRDVLRRIDGVSDVRIFGERRYAMRIWLDPLELASRGLTAEDVVEAVEDQNVQVAAGAVGQSPSPEEQLFQFSVRARGRLQTSEEFGDIVLLTGSDGSLVRVRDVGRVELGAQSYDTAFTVNGKEAVGMGITKLNSANTLAVTQQVRQTMAELADDFPPGLTYQIPYDTSKFVNQSILEIIFTLLQAIFWVVLVIFVFLQEWRATLIPAITIPVSLVGTFAFMQVMGFSINTLTLFGLTLATGLVVDDAIVVVENITSKVEQGLSPVEASLTAMQEIFGAVIATTLVLFAVFIPVAFFPGTSGQIYRQFALTIAFSVGLSTFNALTLSPALAALFSRPASETQHPIFRTISGIIDRLRQTYRHLLNWVAQFKTGMVVAFVALTVATAWLYRAVPTGFLPTEDQGYFINIVQGPPGTSLNYTQQILDEAVDALQEVPEVESTVAIGGFSFAGNSPTGGLIFVPLKPWSERAKPWQSATALVGQMRGRLLGGISEGLVIPIDPPAIRGLGTGGGFDLQLQGRSQTDFNTLSETAGGFFGQGMSRPEISVNPPTFSANTPQLLVTVDRDKAQLLGVELPDIFDTLQTLLGSNYVNDFDAFNRSYRVYVQVDQQYRTNPEDIGQFYVRSQTTDSIIPLDSLVTVETVTGPPIINHYNLFRSVQVSGSANPGFGSGQAIAVMEDLASQLMPPGIGFEWTGVSLEQLESGGQSALLFLLGLVFVFLFLAAQYESFVDPFIVMLSVPLAILGALLFVLARGLTNDIFCQVGLVMLIGLASKNSILIVEFANQLRQQGHSIAAAALDAAEARFRAILMTAFSFILGVMPLVLASGAGAGSRRSLGTAVFGGMLVSTLLSLLVVPVLYIVIRTLEERLRHWGKPAIAAASPSSTQGHSPVSSNGLTSPSRNGNASGESDPASSPSERETSAF, encoded by the coding sequence ATGTTTTCAGCCACCTTTATTCGGCGACCGGTTCTCGCCACCGTTTGCTCGCTCCTGATTGTGTTAGTGGGGGCTGTGTCCGCAAGCCTGTTGCCGGTGGACTATTACCCTACGGTTTCCCCCCCCACCATTTCGGTGACCTCCAACTACACGGGGGCCAGTGCCGAGGTGGTGGAAACGGCCACCACCAATATTTTGGAGCGGGCCATTAATGGGACAGAGGGGATGCGCTACATTTCCTCCACCAGTTCCAGCGACGGCACCAGTCAGCTATTGGTGACATTCCAGCAGGGGCGCAATTTGGATGCGGCGGCGATCGACGTGCAGCGGCGCATCGAACAGGTGGAAAGCCAGTTGCCCGAGCAGGTGCTGCAAACGGGGGTGACGGTTGCGAAAGCCGATAACAGTGCGTTCGTGCAGTTTATTAATTTTTCGGCTCCCGGCGGCGAATACGATCGCCTCTTCATCAGCAATTACGCCGACCTGTTCGTGCGGGACGTGTTGCGCCGCATTGATGGCGTCAGTGACGTGCGCATCTTTGGCGAGCGTCGTTACGCCATGCGCATCTGGCTCGACCCCCTCGAGCTGGCCAGTCGCGGCTTGACGGCAGAGGATGTGGTGGAGGCGGTTGAAGACCAAAACGTGCAGGTGGCGGCAGGGGCAGTGGGTCAGTCTCCGTCCCCCGAAGAGCAACTGTTTCAATTCAGCGTGCGGGCGCGGGGACGCTTGCAAACCTCAGAAGAATTTGGCGATATCGTGCTCTTGACGGGGTCGGATGGCTCGTTGGTGCGGGTGCGGGATGTGGGTCGGGTGGAGTTGGGGGCACAGTCCTACGACACTGCCTTTACGGTGAATGGCAAGGAAGCGGTGGGGATGGGCATCACCAAGCTCAATTCCGCCAATACGTTGGCCGTCACCCAGCAAGTTCGGCAGACCATGGCGGAACTCGCCGATGATTTCCCCCCCGGCTTGACCTACCAAATTCCCTACGACACCTCGAAATTCGTCAATCAATCCATCCTCGAAATTATTTTCACCCTGCTGCAGGCCATCTTTTGGGTGGTGCTGGTCATCTTTGTGTTTTTACAAGAATGGCGAGCCACTCTGATTCCCGCTATTACCATCCCCGTGTCGCTGGTGGGCACGTTTGCCTTTATGCAGGTGATGGGCTTTTCGATTAATACCCTCACCCTGTTCGGGCTGACGCTGGCAACGGGTCTGGTGGTGGATGACGCGATCGTGGTGGTGGAGAATATTACCTCCAAAGTGGAGCAGGGGCTCTCGCCGGTGGAGGCATCGCTGACGGCGATGCAGGAGATTTTTGGGGCGGTAATTGCCACGACGTTAGTGCTATTTGCCGTGTTTATTCCGGTCGCCTTTTTCCCCGGTACCAGCGGCCAAATTTACCGCCAATTTGCCCTCACGATCGCCTTCTCGGTCGGGCTGTCCACCTTCAACGCGCTGACCCTGTCCCCGGCCCTCGCTGCTCTGTTCAGCCGTCCGGCTAGCGAGACGCAACACCCTATTTTTCGGACCATTTCGGGCATTATCGATCGCCTGCGCCAAACCTACCGCCACCTGCTCAACTGGGTGGCCCAGTTCAAAACGGGCATGGTGGTGGCGTTTGTCGCCCTAACGGTGGCGACGGCTTGGCTGTATCGAGCGGTGCCGACCGGATTTCTACCCACTGAAGATCAGGGGTATTTCATCAATATCGTGCAGGGGCCTCCCGGCACTTCCCTCAACTACACGCAGCAGATTCTCGACGAAGCGGTGGATGCTCTGCAAGAGGTGCCCGAAGTCGAAAGTACGGTGGCAATCGGCGGCTTTAGTTTTGCTGGAAATTCCCCTACGGGCGGTCTGATTTTTGTGCCGCTCAAACCCTGGAGCGAACGAGCCAAACCTTGGCAATCGGCCACCGCCTTGGTGGGTCAGATGCGAGGTCGTCTGCTCGGCGGCATTAGTGAAGGTTTGGTGATTCCGATCGATCCGCCTGCCATTCGCGGTTTGGGCACTGGCGGCGGCTTCGACCTGCAGTTACAAGGGCGATCGCAGACTGATTTCAACACCTTATCTGAGACGGCTGGAGGGTTTTTCGGACAGGGGATGTCGAGGCCAGAAATTTCTGTCAACCCTCCCACCTTCTCCGCCAACACCCCCCAGTTGCTGGTGACCGTCGATCGCGATAAGGCCCAGCTTTTGGGGGTAGAACTCCCCGATATTTTCGATACCCTGCAAACGCTGCTGGGCAGCAATTACGTCAACGATTTCGATGCCTTTAACCGCAGCTATCGCGTCTACGTGCAAGTGGACCAACAATATCGCACCAATCCCGAAGACATCGGCCAGTTTTACGTGCGATCGCAAACCACCGACAGCATCATCCCGCTAGACAGCTTGGTGACGGTGGAAACGGTGACGGGGCCGCCGATTATCAATCACTACAACCTGTTTCGCTCGGTGCAAGTGAGTGGCAGTGCCAATCCGGGCTTTGGCTCCGGTCAGGCGATCGCGGTTATGGAAGACTTAGCCTCGCAGTTGATGCCTCCGGGGATCGGGTTCGAGTGGACGGGGGTTTCGTTAGAGCAACTGGAATCGGGGGGACAGTCAGCACTGCTCTTTCTGCTGGGTCTGGTGTTCGTTTTTCTATTCCTGGCGGCGCAATACGAGAGCTTTGTCGATCCCTTCATTGTGATGCTGTCGGTGCCACTGGCGATCTTGGGGGCGCTGCTGTTTGTGCTGGCTCGCGGTTTGACCAACGATATTTTCTGCCAGGTGGGGCTGGTGATGCTGATCGGTCTGGCGAGTAAAAACTCCATTTTAATTGTGGAGTTTGCCAATCAATTGCGGCAGCAGGGGCACTCGATCGCCGCCGCCGCCCTCGATGCGGCCGAAGCTCGCTTTCGGGCGATTTTGATGACGGCGTTTAGTTTCATCTTGGGGGTCATGCCCCTCGTGTTGGCCTCTGGGGCTGGGGCGGGCAGTCGGCGATCGCTGGGCACGGCAGTGTTTGGGGGCATGTTGGTGTCTACCCTGTTGAGCCTGTTGGTAGTGCCCGTGCTCTACATTGTGATTCGCACCCTCGAAGAGCGCTTGCGCCACTGGGGGAAACCGGCGATCGCAGCAGCCTCACCCAGTTCGACCCAGGGACATTCTCCGGTCAGCTCTAATGGACTTACCTCCCCATCCCGCAACGGGAACGCTTCTGGAGAATCCGATCCAGCCTCTTCTCCTAGCGAACGGGAAACTTCTGCCTTCTGA